The following DNA comes from Triticum aestivum cultivar Chinese Spring chromosome 3D, IWGSC CS RefSeq v2.1, whole genome shotgun sequence.
GGAACTACCTTTTTGACAACACCGTTCCTCGTCTTCGCGTATCCAGCCAACTTCAGCTTCAACCTCTCAACCTTTTCTTCTCAAGCTCCTCTTCAAGCTCGCGCCGAACATCTTCCGACAGACCGTCGAGTGTGACGGCGATGACGTTCTCCAGGTCGATGTCGCTCCCGTTCTTGGACTCGGTACTCATCGTGTAGCTCTTCTCTTCTCGTCCCCGGCGGAGTCGCCAATTGTGTTGGCACGCGAAATCGCCGCGCAACACCAGGATAACCGTCGTGCTTTCATGACGACGAACGATTGCTTTACGAGCAAAGCAACAAAGATTTCCTCGCGTTCGTGGAGGAGAACCGGCCGCTTTCCAGCGCAAAACGGCAAAGATCGCCAAACTCTAGGGCTGCTAGGGCTCGGAAGGAAGTAGCGACAGAAAATAGACGTACGTGAAAAAGTAGTTTTTATTGATAGATCGATTGTTGGGGCTTTTTCCAATCGGTCGTGGCCTTATAAATAAGGTACGCTAGACTTTGTGTATACAAGGCAAGACCTAGTTACGTAGCATGTCTTGCCGTACAGGAATACAACTCCAAAACTAAAACCGAACAAGACTCGATTCGGTTACCATGTAATACATGCGTACAAAATCTGCATGCTATCTATAGTACATATCTAGGCCATATTCACGTACAAAGACTCTTGGATATATGAATAAAATATTCCGGCAAGGTCGCTATCACACTATATAATAAGGACTAATGACCCACCATCTGTGCTTGCTTTTGTTTAGGTGACTTCATTGCCCATGCTAAAATTCCTTCATCTTAGCAACCACGGTTTAGCCCAGCACATGAGAATTTGTCCATGTAGCCGCTAGTCCATACCGAATTCTATATACTTGTCTTGGGTAAAATAACTTCCTACGCCTGACAAGCCTGCATTTCAAAATAAACAGCAAGTCCAAAAACATATATGTCAACCACACATTTAAATTAATTTGGCCCGTAGAATACCTAGCAGCCAAATTATACATTcaacaagggagaagaagaagaagagaataagaagaaaaggaaaaaacaggaaaaaagaagaagaagaagaagaagaagaagaagaagaagaagaaaacgataccctgacaccccgacaccccgaccccgacaccctggcaccccgaccccgacaccccgacagcctgacaccacaccccgacccacaccccgaccccgaccccgacaccccgaccccgacacgacaccccgacaccccggcacgacaccccgacccccgacaccccgacccccgacaccacaccctgaccccgaccaccccgacaccccgaccccgaaacagcaccccgaccccgacacggcaccccgacccccgacacaacacccacgacaccagaggccgatgaggtcatatatttgtgaattatgagttaggtcatatatttgatgccactgaaccctatgagcccgtcactgattatagtgatgatgatgattatgcatttattgatgatagtgatcgagattattagtagtgtcaggtattcaatttttttatgttgtacttgatgatgatacacttaagtgatatacatattattattcatgtcgatattttttatgttgtactaatttcgtttactctttgtcatggcaggtgttgaaagatggtgggcgctagTTGGGAGTGCtctgaggccccttcttcgtcggcgcgtggtgggaggtcttccattccacacgcacctctccgccgagcgttgctggacagtatggcgacaccgtcgggcccttcttcgtcgacagcggtgcccagcaggggacaaggtaagggagggaagaagagaggagttggagcacgtggtcgcaggagaggaggtagggtgactgctagggcgccttcctcgccgccacccccagctgtttcacccgagcacgtgactgctagggtggactcgtccgaggaggaggctacacggactccagtccacgagccttcggcccacgagcctcgggtcgacgggccttcggcccatgagccttcggcccacgagccttgggtcgacgggccttcggcccacgagaccccggaggagcacacgtctggatggggtacctggccggatgagcctgaggggccgagtggccatgctgatgatggtggggagccgactgatattcaggaggagggggcaccgtctaccagcgtggttgtacacggctcccgtccgtgccggcgacccgcgagcagaggtggttgattttccctgatggggagaggtaagtgcatttaatctttttgtaccttctgcattcacgtttcttcaaatatctaatgcgttggccttgtcatgctgtaggggttgggaccaccatcatagtgtccgccagcccaactccgtccttggagtgctttgccggcaaaacttcccggggtttgtcatgttgcctggtgagggtcggcttccagagcttggattgagttgggagcactacttggctgccccggccccgccgggtgagattatcgacggtgtcttgtgcgacacgatggcagacgtggtgatcagaaagttctgggtaatttctcctttacacatttaaaaatcttcaactagctagttattaattgtactaatcaatattgtctcatttgattgcagacattctacaggtgtgaggagggatacgaggaggaggcggcaaatgttatcgagaacgtctgcaagtgcctactacagaacttacggcacgaggctcgggtgcaggctgttcgagactactatgccttGCGTGGTctcaagaagcccaagccggcgtgccgcgataagttcctgagtaaggagcagtacatgaaggtaattcttaaggccttgtacttacttccttcatttagtaattcatagccgtagcgctcaagtttctatttgctaacttaggcgcctccgagatggtgtgcggatcggatggattgttgggaggtgttggtcaatgagtggtgctcaaaagaatggctagccgtccacaacgcggccaaggacaaacgtgcccaaatggaaggtgtgccacaccatcaaggcagctccaacttatatcagttcgggcggaactgggtatgtggtttgcttcatgattcatgcaattcattcatcatgctagcttgagccctttaattactaatttactttgtttctctctttcaggcacgctacaataaggcggataaggtgcgagaggtgtacgacctgtatgccatggcccacactgcctctttcaagaaagtcaaggcattctctccgtctgacctcgatgatacaaacaacttcaccaacatctcctcccacgacaagctcgtgaaatatagagatgaggggaaggcgaggaaaggggaggactttaacccgagccagggtcccattgatctagagctggtgatgatatctggtggcgggaggtcccatggctccatagccattggagatggacttatccgttgtcctagcactctcccggagatcaaggcgtgccagtcgagctccgctcctgagataaggcctcgtgaacggccggtccaactcgccatcaaggttagttatacgtactcagctatctttctccattacattgtctgtgcttccatcaatgattacaaatgataacgaggagtggtgttgcaggctgctatacagagtgggagagatagaacggagaaacttctggcggaggcggcggaggcggcggagaggcagcgggagttggaggagaggacgacaacgatgttggaggaggagagggcacggaatgacatgcaggcaagggccatgtacgagctccttgtggtaagtttcttctgtagattagccaaaacattcatgtagtgtttgtctcattactaactactttgactgagtcgtcaaaaccaaatgtgcagtctgtgtgcgagaagaccggtcagaccgctccgccgatgccagtgattgctcctgggaccacggtgagtttaatttgaatggacattacttgctagtcttaacatttgagtgtcatcatgctaacgagacattggaaatgatctttggtgcagcgtaactccagacaagcatcgcacgatccttctccagctaccggcacgagccagcccgctcctacacctccatgatcatggtaagtttctctagtattttgcttaacaaatgcataaatacCTAGACTTatccttatttcctccaatatgcttaccacaatgacctagagttagcttcttttcctccaaaatgacttaataagcttactgacctccaaaaccatccattttacctaagttagctctaaaacgatctatacttagctttgtttcctccaaaatgacctaagttagctctaatatgcttagttaactaggtttgctcaataatgacatgtacttagcttacttatgtcaaaaatggcataactagcttagttagctcataaacaatccattttacctaagttatctctaaaatgacccattctaccttagttagctcataaatggtccattttacccaagttagctctaaaatgaccattttacctagactagctccaaaatgatccattttacctatgttagctctaaaatgacccattttacctaggttagctccaaaatgacccatcttacctaggttagctccaaaatgatgcatcttacctaggttagctccaaaatgacccatcttacctaggttagctccaaaatgacccatcttacctagtttagctccaaaatgacccatcacatctaggttagctctaaaatgatgcatttttacctaagttagctcataaacgatctatttcacctaggttagctcataaacgatccatttcacctaacttagctaaaaacgatccatttcacctaggttagctccaaaatgacccatcttacctaggttagctctaaaatgatgcattatacctaagttagctcataaacgatctatttcacctaggttagctcataaacgatccatttcaactaagttagctcataaatggcatatacttcttcttctagtcacctttttctaactttcttatttgccattttgcagatttcattcacttcacggaagctaccttgctatgatggagtgcttgttttttctttcattctcctctagtattcttctagcttgctatgatggaacttactatcttgatgaaactttgtatggatggaacaatgtgtatgtgcaatttgctatgtatgaatggatggaactatatatgtatgcacgatgaaacttatgtgctgaatatgtcatatgtttgctgttaaatagccctgtgaaatatatgtatatatatatatgtgtgtgtcatatatttgctgtgaaaattgctggattaaaaaaacagaaaaagaggcacCTTCGCCGTCTGCcatggacggcaaagaagccacgcgacggccacctgtgctccctgggagctgacccatttggtcagtttgcctaaaGCGGCGGACCGCAAAGGTCGGATGCTCTTTGCCGTTAGCGGCGGACCGCAAAGgttgccgttagccgcctaacggaccaacaacgcatttattgccgtcggctttctttgccgtcagctgctgatagcaaaggcccctttgccatccgcttcaaaaagcagacggcaaagaagctctttaccgatgcctactttgccggagccttttgccgtccgcggcagacggcaaaggcctttgccgtccgccatccttgcctttgccgtctgccgtggcagacggcaaagtagctgattcctgtagtgatatattttcatatctataaaccaaaaaacccaaaaaataccttgctgcaatttatttatttttattttattttacgttttagtaatcttttatatctatctctattagatttcaccattgcaattgaccgtgaagggattgacaacccctttatcgcgttgggtgcaagtgtttgactgtttgtgtaggttcatagattggagacttgcttgtgcctcctactggattgataccttggttctctaactaagagaaatacttatctctactttgctacatcaccctttcctcttcaagggaaaaccaacgcatgctcaagaagtagcacacgAACCCTAGCTCTTTTGGGGGATGGGACTGACCATAGCTGCCCGTAGATCTCAACTACTTCATCACCATCGAGCCGCGGAGGCGTTTTTTGAGAATAGCCTTTACTGGCAAAAGGCAGCCTACATAAATAGCTCGCTCTCCACCTATCTCTCGCAGGCTGACATGACGGGCCCGCCGGGTGTGCCCATCTCCAACGGTCCTTGCGGCCATGGTAGGTGCTCGCCGGTGAAACTGCGATCTCATTGGACCAACTCGGAAGGGAGAAGGGCGGTAGGGAGATCCGCTCAGTGAACTTCCCACAACCCTGCGGCCCAGAGGGATTTGGAAACTACCAATCACCACACCTCCTTGCCCTTCCTCCACCATCTTCGATCTCACCATGGATCTCGGCGAAATGGCCGCCATCTCGCTCGCTGCACGCGCGATGTAGACGAAGCTTCCCTCGCAACCCAATCCAGCACCTGCTCCGGTCCAGCTGCGAGCCCGGCTGAAACAGGCGGCGATCTCTTCATGCGTCGCACGCGCCATGATATGCTCAACGAGGACAAGCTTGGCTTCCTCCGCTTTCTCCGCCGCGCGTGTCACCGCCTTCTCCACGTTGTTCGCCGCCTTGAGCAGCGCCTCAAGTCTTTGGTCGATGATTTCCTCTCGCTTGACCCCTCGCTCATCTCGGAACGGATCTGGCGTGTGGCTATTGCCCAACACAATCCCCAGACCAACCCCGAGAACAGTGTGGTCAAGCGAGTGGAGCCGGGAGCTCAACGTCGCGCATGAAGGCTCGTCGCCGGAGTGGGTCAAGGGGAATCGGTGGTCGGTGGCCCGtggggtggaaggagtcgccggggAAGACGCGGTCCGGTGGTGTGATCGGTCACCATCAGTCATTTGAATTGTTTTTCTAAGGATTGCATTTGGATCAAAGGAATGACGACAGACAAATTCTTATTGAATGAATTCTTATGCCAGATCCATAGGAACTTGAACCTTCACTCAAACCTCTTTTTTAAAATAAAATCTCCATAGAAATTTGAACATCCATCCAATCCTGTAGTTTTCTTGTCTTCTATAATCCTATGTGTTTTTCAATCTAGACCAATTCGAAAGATCGTTTGGTGTCTTTTTATCATTTATTTTACTGTAGTTGAAATAATATAACTTGTTTGCTCAAGTAAGAAAAACTCAATTGttatctctactactattaaacaagcaaacatattcttCCCAAAGCGCACTCGGAAACACGTAGTACACAAGATAATCAAGATAAAATACCACCACACGATCCAGCCCATCTAATTAGATATAACCGTCCACATAGAAATGAACTATCACCTATATATGTTTAGCAGTTTACCAGAACGGACAAAACTCTGCCATGTATCGAGCGAGCGAACGGAACATTTCGTTGCGCGACCAAAAAATAAATTGATTCCCGTGATTAGTGGCCTGCATGCAGCGACATAGCCCACAATTCAGCAATATAGCATTCACATGGATTGGTTCGGCCTGCTCAGGTATAATGGCGGATTAAAAGGGAGGATTAGTTACCACGGGAAAAAAGGGAGGATTAGTTGGAGATAAGAGATGAGGAACACGTGGGGCATCCACGAGCGATAGGGTTTCGCTGCCACCGTGGCGTGTGCTGCTCCGCCCGCTGCATATCCTCCCCGCGCGACTCTCTGGCCTCCAAGCTTCCAAGTCTACCTTTCTCCGCCCTTGCTCGTCGTATCCTAGGTCACGGTTCGTCCCTGATGTATCGATGTCGTTGGTCGTCGATTCTGCCGTTTCATTCCTGTTGTTCATGGGTAGGTGCACCTCTCCCCGcagtcctcccctcgccgccgcgccTGTTGGTATGCTGCCAAGGACCAAGATGTGCTGGAATTACGCCAATGCCGGCGGGCGGCCTCCATCGTCAATCGTCTGCTGGTGCTGATGATGAGCTACATCCAATGGAGAAGGGACGGTGCAACCATCCATGTTCTGGAACACGCGGACCAATAGATCTACCCCAAAACCAGTCGAATACGAATGCAACATGTAGGTACATTTTCAGTCTCTCTTTAATACTATTTTTTTTCTCTCTCACAGTGACATATCTGCACCTTCAGTCCTTTCTTGCTACTAATCTTCTTTCCTAGGCAAGCGCCCACGCAGTACGAGCATCAGTTGAATGATGACAGTTGGCCAAAAGCGTTTGATTTTCATTGTACATTTTGGTGACTGGATACAAATTTGATATTATTACCAAACTCATTTCATTGTTTGCTTGCAGTTTATGTATTGGATTTGCCATGCAAGACATTTTATCTAGGCAACATCTTTTTGTTGAAGATGTACGTGGGTGTTTTCCACAGTTTCCACTGAAATATGATGCATACATCATACCTAGCATGCTTAGGCAGAGAGCAACGTATATCTCCACTGTGATTTTTGTATTATCTTGTTCTTTTGGGGACGATCAATAAAGGGTGCAACGGCCCAAGAATATTACCATTTCTTGAAACGCGGGTATCAACTCGTTCACCGCATCTTAATGTATTTTGTACATCCTCTTTCACTACTATCGAAATATTTAGATTGTCATTTTAACTAATACCCATACAATCATAAGCTATGAGCAGACAGGCGATTCTTTCCCCACTGCTCTTGCCTATTCATTCTATGTACTTTTGACAAATCCAAATTATTATTTTCTCTCACGCGGTAAGTTACACTAATGTACTATTCTGAATTGCATTTTCCAATTTAATATCCTTTTATGCACTGCAATGCCTGAATACTTTGCGGCATGCATGTTGTTGCAATTCTAGTACTTGCATTCCATTATCCTACTTCATTTTGGGAATCATGCTTTGTACGTGCTGCATTATCAAGCCCTTTTCAAGAGGCATCAATGCAAGATTTTGAAGAATAGGATTCGGTGAAATTTGAGTTCTCACCAAACGGGCAATTATCTTCCAGGTCGGGTACAAGTTTTGTTGCAGTTCTGGCTCCTGCCTTCCAACTCCATATTATAATGTGTGTCATGTTTCTGGTGAGACACACACCACTTTCCCGGTGTGCCAAGTGTCTCTCACCTGGTCGGGTACACCATTGTTTGCTTGCGATTACATCTTGAATTTATGTGTCATGTTTCTGGTGAGACACACACCACTTTTCCGGTGTGCCAAGTGTCTCTCTTTTCCATTTGGGGCTGCGTTCACTTTGAATATAATTTTTACACTTGTAAAATAATAAAGATCACATAATGTGTTTCCCCCAAAATATAGATTAATGTCTAGCTTACAGAGATAACAAATCGTCTTCATTTTACTGGTAAATATTGACGGCTCCTTTGATCCAACAAGCAAAGTTGAGGGTTGGGTGTGATTGTTAAAAGTATGGCGGGTTGATTATTGCTACTGTTGTTGGGTATGTGCAACAAGGAAGACGTTTTCGACTTGTTGAAGACAGTAGGTATAGCAGTTCTCAGCCTGATGTAGTATTGGCGTTTAATGGGGCATTAAAAAAGTTGTATACAAAATTAATTTGCTTTCTTGGTGGCGGCTCTGGGAGGGAAGGAGCACCATGTTGTGAACATGGTTCTCTTCAAAATATATTTCTTTGTTGGTTAGCTGTTTCCATAAAGAAATAGTCAATATTATTTCTCATGCATCAACTTAATTATTTTAGTGGAGCTGAGCATTATGAGGATTTGTAAAGGTTTTGGATTTGCTAATCTGAACAACCATTATGATAAAATGGAAGTTGTCTATTCATCTTTTTTTAGGAAACATGTGCTTTCATCATATCAAAGGTCTACAGTAAGCATCATTGCCCAGCGTAGAGTTATATCTGCTTGGGTTTGTCCCAACTAATTAATTGGACTATCCCCTTAATTAGTCCATGTATTTGTATCATCCAGTGCAGCTAAGTATATCTAAAAAACGAGTGTGAATGGGTTATTGAAGGCGGCCGAAGAAGCGCATCCACCTTACACCTCACCTCCGGCTGCCTTCGCTATCTTGTGAAGTTTGGGTTTGTATCCTTGTAAGACTTCTTTCTATGTTGCTTTTCTTGGTTCGATTTTTGCGATGTCCCTCCTCCATGATATCAGGTGCAGCTACGAAGAATAAATGTCGCTCCATGCATGAAAACGCTGGTGCCAAGAAGCTCAGTTAGGATATATCATGTGTTGCACGTACatgcttactactccctccgtttcaaaatagatgacccaacttcatctattttgaaacggagggagtagtttctagATAAAATTGAATTCATAACTGACTCAGCATTTTTTTTGTCCACAAGCACTGCTATGCGAACGATAAAATTGCTGCTGCGGCCACCGTTGGATGCAGTTTGCCAGCACTTCCACCGCGGTCGATTCGAGTATCGTGTGCTTATCGGCAAGGAAGCGTCGTGCGCACGGCAAGTTTCGTTTTTTCACCCGATCCAAAGAGGCCCTTAGAAGCCATATTTTGACttctaaaaaaaggaaaataagccgGCCTCGCCGACCCGTGCGGTCTCCTGTCCTCACACCCCGTCCGCGCGGAGCTCTAACCCTAACCTAACcctagcgcgccgccgccgccaccccgcctcctCCCGGCCCGTCGCGCCGCCAACCCACCCGGACCCCATCCGCCACAGCCAAACCCAAATTCCGCAACATCGCcgttcttctcctcctccgccgccgccatgagTCGCAAAAACGCCTCCTCGTCCACCTCAGCCGCCGCCACGAGCCGCAAGAACGCCCCCTCGTCCTCCTCGGCCGCGGGCGCCGCCAGCAAGAAGGAAAAACCTCTCTCCGTGTCGGCCATGCTAGCCTCGATGGACGGCACGGCGCCCAAATCCAAGCCCGCCAAGGCGGCGCCCAAGCCCAAGCCCTCCAAGGCGCCCGCGTCGTCGTACATGGGCGGCATCGACCTGCCCccgtcggacgacgaggaggacgaggccgacgtcgccgccgtcgccgccaagcCCAAGCCGTCTCGCGCCACCGTCGACCTCAACGCCCTCGCGCCCTCGGACAAGGActcgaagaagaaggagaagcgcgAGATGATGGCGGCGGCCGTCGCCGAGGCTGCCAAGCGGGAGGCGCTCCGCGACGACCGCGACGCCTTCTCCGTCGTCATCGGAGCGCGCGTCCCCGGATCCGCTGCCGAGGGCGATGCCGCCGATGGAAACATCAAGGACATCGTGCTCGACAACTTCTCTGTCTCTGCGCGAGGAAAGGAGCTACTCAAGGGCGCCTCCCTCCGGATCTCGCATGGTCGCCGCTACGGTCTCGTGGGGCCCAATGGCATGGGCAAATCTACCCTCCTGAAGCTGCTCTCTTGGCGGCAGGTGCCCGTGCCCAAGAACATTGATGTCCTGCTTGTGGAGCAGGAGATTGTTGGTGATGACCGCTCGGCAACCGAGGCGGTGGTTGCAGCCAATGAGGAGCTTACGGCGCTCCGGGCTGAGCAGGCAAAGCTTGAGGCCTCTGATGATCCCGATGACAACGAGAAGCTTGCCGAGGTATACGAGAAGCTAAATCTATGCGATTCTGATGCTGCACGAGCGCGTGCGTCCAAAATCCTTGCGGGGCTGGGGTTTGATCAGGCAATGCAGGCAAGGTCCACAAAGTCCTTCAGTGGTGGCTGGAGGATGCGCATCTCGCTTGCCCGTGCTCTCTTCATGCAGCCAACATTGCTGCTCCTTGATGAGCCTACCAACCATTTGGACCTCCGAGCTGTGCTTTGGTTGGAGCAGTACTTGTGCTCACAGTGGAAGAAGACCCTAATTGTGGTTTCCCATGACCGGGACTTCTTGAACACAGTGTGCAATGATATCATTCATTTGCACGATAAGAGTCTGCATGTTTACCGTGGTAATTTTGATGACTTTGAGAGCGGGTATGAGCagaagaggaaggagatgaacaagAAGTTTGAGGTGTATGAAAAGCAGATGAAAGCAGCAAGGAAGACTGGGAGCAAGGCTGCACAAGATAAGGTTAAAGACCAAGCAATGTCAAAGGCCCACAAAGAAGTTgccaaggggaaggggaagggaaaGAATGTGGCAACTGATGATGATAACGTGAAGCCAGCGGATCTGCCACAAAAGTGGCATGACTACAAAGTTGAGTTCCACTTCCCAGAACCCACTTTGCTCACACCACCACTCCTTCAGCTCATTGATGTGGGTTTTGGCTACCCCAACCGTCCGGACTTCAAGTTATCAGATGTTGATGTTGGCATTGACATGGGAACACGTGTTGCCATTGTTGGGCCAAATGGAGCAGGAAAGTCTACTATTCTAAATTTACTTGCTGGTGATCTTAACCCATCCGAAGGAGAGGCAAGAAGGAGCCAGAAGCTGAGGATTGGACGATACTCGCAGCATTTTGTTGACTTGTTGACGATGGAGGAAAATGCAGTTCAGTATTTGCTCAGGCTCCACCCAGACCAGGGGGGAATGAGCAAAGCGGAGGCTGTCCGTGGCAAGCTTGGAAAATTTGGCTTGCCAGGTCACAACCATCTTACTCCCATTGTTAAATTATCTGGTGGTCAGAAGGCCCGTGTTGTGTTCACTTCGATATCAATGTCGAATCCTCACATTCTCCTACTGGATGAGCCTACAAATCACTTGGATATGCAAAGTATTGATGCTTTGGCAGACGCTCTGGATGAATTCACTGGAGGTGTGGTCTTGGTTAGCCATGACTCACGGTTGATATCTCGAGTTTGTGACGATGAGGAGAAGAGCCAGATATGGGTTGTGGAGGATGGCACGGTGACTAAATATGATGGCtcgtttgaggattacaaggatgAACTAATGGCAGAAATAAAGAAGGAAGTCGAAGAGTAATGCTGCTCATATTGAGCTGCACATTGCTTATTCTTTGTAGAATGAGCTGGTTTGTTCTCCTGAAATTCCATGTATTATTAGCAGCTTTTGTTCGCTTTGGTTTGCAGAAGAATATACATATGGTTTGTCATATGCGTACTATCTATATGGCCAAGATGAGTTATTTGTTTGCCTTTTCTACATTACAAGATACTGGAAATCTGATGGTGTTTCTTTTGTGCAATTTTGCGCAACACTGTTGTACCAATGCATCTTGGGTGGTATATATACTTCCATATTGCATTTTCTCATGTTAACTTTAGTTACCATTATATGTTCTGAACTAATAGCTCCAGATTCTaactattgaaatgcttggtactaCCGATGAGAACGAGCCATTATTACAGGTGTGTTTTCAACCAGCTGTCTAAGAGTACTGGTTCTTTGTTGCGCATGCTCTGTGTAGAAAAAATAAATCAGTATGTACTGGCTACATGAATTTAGCTGTCATGTGTTATGGCTGCTGAATTTTGGAATCATTATTGGCACAAGCTATTTCTTGTTTTGTCTATGTTTTGAGGAACTTAAGTTGTTTGGCATGACAATGTAACTAACTCAGAGAAGTGGCTTAGCAATTAAGTTGGATGTTTCTTTCAGTAGACCTATAATTGGTATGACTCACGATACTAGTAGTCATGAGTAAGGATGTTTCCTTGGCGCTGTTGTGGTATATATTAGTGTTTGGGTGATTATCTTCCGAACATAAGATTCTTATAAGTTCAGGACAATCCATAAATCTGATTAAAATTGTCTTCTTCACAGCCAATATTTGACACCCTTCTGCCATTAATAAATCTGTAGATGATCTTTCC
Coding sequences within:
- the LOC123079679 gene encoding ABC transporter F family member 4, whose translation is MSRKNASSSTSAAATSRKNAPSSSSAAGAASKKEKPLSVSAMLASMDGTAPKSKPAKAAPKPKPSKAPASSYMGGIDLPPSDDEEDEADVAAVAAKPKPSRATVDLNALAPSDKDSKKKEKREMMAAAVAEAAKREALRDDRDAFSVVIGARVPGSAAEGDAADGNIKDIVLDNFSVSARGKELLKGASLRISHGRRYGLVGPNGMGKSTLLKLLSWRQVPVPKNIDVLLVEQEIVGDDRSATEAVVAANEELTALRAEQAKLEASDDPDDNEKLAEVYEKLNLCDSDAARARASKILAGLGFDQAMQARSTKSFSGGWRMRISLARALFMQPTLLLLDEPTNHLDLRAVLWLEQYLCSQWKKTLIVVSHDRDFLNTVCNDIIHLHDKSLHVYRGNFDDFESGYEQKRKEMNKKFEVYEKQMKAARKTGSKAAQDKVKDQAMSKAHKEVAKGKGKGKNVATDDDNVKPADLPQKWHDYKVEFHFPEPTLLTPPLLQLIDVGFGYPNRPDFKLSDVDVGIDMGTRVAIVGPNGAGKSTILNLLAGDLNPSEGEARRSQKLRIGRYSQHFVDLLTMEENAVQYLLRLHPDQGGMSKAEAVRGKLGKFGLPGHNHLTPIVKLSGGQKARVVFTSISMSNPHILLLDEPTNHLDMQSIDALADALDEFTGGVVLVSHDSRLISRVCDDEEKSQIWVVEDGTVTKYDGSFEDYKDELMAEIKKEVEE